The DNA segment GAAGATCTACAACGTCCTCGCTTTCCTGGCGGCGCAGGAGATCGTCAAGGAAATTCCGGAAGTCCACGAAGCGAGCGTCTACATCCTGTCCCAGATCGGCCATCCGTTGGATCAGCCGCTGATCGCCACCGCAACCATCAAGCCGGACAAGGGCTCGATGACCAAGGGCATGGAAGAGAAGGTCCGCCAGGTTTTGGACCGGAGGCTGGAGAAGGTGCACGAAGTCCGGGGGTTGATGGCGGAGCAGAAAGTAAAACTTTACTAAGCAGAGGGGCTGTCGAAAAACCGCATTGGGTTGTCTCCGGATCGTCATGCCCGCGCCCGCCCTCGCGGAGCGGGGGTGTTCGTAGCGGGCATCTGGCCGTTGAAACCCTGGATTCCCGCGAAGCCCACGCGGGAATGACGATCTATCTCCGGCGGGGAATTTTCCGCAAATACCATTGATTCACTTTTTCCCGCTTTCGCGGGATGATGAAATACCCCGCGGCTTGCCGCGCAGTTCTTGAGGGTTGCGCTCCGTGATACCGCGCGGTAGTTCATCGACGGCCCCTTTTTGCGGTCCTCCTATCCCCGGTCTGCCTCCCCCCGTCCGTCCCGCTGTTAGCCCGGTCATTCCACTTTTCCTTTCGGAATTTCGCGTCGGGCAAATGGGCGGACGTGCATTTGGGGGGCGCGGTCAGGATAGGAACCTTTCCCTCTCATTCATGAAGTCGCGGTAGATCCGGTAGTAATCCGTCTGTTCGTATTCCACCTCGCGGACGGAACCGTCCTCGAACCCGTAAATCGCCGCGCCGGGGCAGGCCAGCAGGATCGGCGAATGGGTGGCGATGAGGAATTGGGCATGCCCGTCCTGCCCGACCGCCCGCAAATGGTTCAACAACTCCACTTGGCTCTTCGGGGAAAGGGCGGTTTCCGGTTCGTCGAGGATGAAGACGGCATTCAGGGCGAACAGCTTGTGGAAGTAGGTCAGGATCGATTGGCCGTGGGAAAGGGTCAAGAGCGAACTGCCCCCGAAATACTTCAACTGCCCGGGATCCGCAACGGCCCACTCGTCCAGGATCTCCGAGAAGAATTGGAAATAATTCGAGCCGAAGTAGATGCCGGGAACCCTTTCCCCGGCCCATTCCACCCGCAGGCAGTTCGGAAACTTGTGCACGTGGGGGTTGTTTTTCACCCGCCGGCGTTCGGTCTCGCGCCAGATCTGGATCCCGCAGCGGGCGGCGAGGGCCTGGAGCAGGGTGGTTTTGCCACATCCGTTTTCGCCGATGAAAAAGGTGACGTTCGACCGGAAGGGCAGGGACAGCGGCCGTTGAAAAACGCCCAGGTTGAAGGGGTAGAACTCCCGGGCCGGAAAATCCTGAATGTCGACGGTGACGTTTTGGATATGCATGGTTTCCTGGATGGCTAGAGCTTGTAGCCGAACTTGCGCAGCATCGCTTTGCGGTCGGCGACATCCTTTTCGCCCTCGATCCCGAGCGGCGCGTTGCCGTCGATCACCCCCAGGATTCCGCGCCCCCCGCCGTCCTCGGCGACGACGACCCGAACGGGATTGGCCGTGGCGCAGAATATCCGGCACACCTCGGGAACGTTCTTGACCGCGTTGAGCACGTTGACCGGATAGCAATTCTCGAGGAAGACGAGAAAGGCATGCCCGGCGCCGACCGCCCGGGCGTTTTTCTTCGCCAGAGCGATCATCGCCTCGGAGGTTCCGGAGGCGCGGACCAGGCAGGGGCCGGATGCCTCGTTGAACGCCAGCCCGAACTGGATTCCGGGCACGGCGCCCGCCAGGGCCTCGTGCAGATCCTCGACGGTCTTGATGAAGTGGGATTGCCCGAGAATCACGTTCACGGATTCGGGTTTCTCGATGGGGACGATTCGGATGTCCATGGGTTTCTCCTCCCCTCATCCGACCTCCGGCCGCCTCCTCCCAGCATAGGCTGGGAGAAAGAAGGGATGAGGGGGAGGCGGGATGGGGTGTGGGATTCGGTCAGTATGGCCAATCATAGCACGCCAAACGAAAACCGGCGGGTTTTCCCGCCGGT comes from the Anaerolineales bacterium genome and includes:
- a CDS encoding adenosine-specific kinase, translating into MDIRIVPIEKPESVNVILGQSHFIKTVEDLHEALAGAVPGIQFGLAFNEASGPCLVRASGTSEAMIALAKKNARAVGAGHAFLVFLENCYPVNVLNAVKNVPEVCRIFCATANPVRVVVAEDGGGRGILGVIDGNAPLGIEGEKDVADRKAMLRKFGYKL
- a CDS encoding AAA family ATPase; amino-acid sequence: MHIQNVTVDIQDFPAREFYPFNLGVFQRPLSLPFRSNVTFFIGENGCGKTTLLQALAARCGIQIWRETERRRVKNNPHVHKFPNCLRVEWAGERVPGIYFGSNYFQFFSEILDEWAVADPGQLKYFGGSSLLTLSHGQSILTYFHKLFALNAVFILDEPETALSPKSQVELLNHLRAVGQDGHAQFLIATHSPILLACPGAAIYGFEDGSVREVEYEQTDYYRIYRDFMNERERFLS